The following proteins are co-located in the Spinactinospora alkalitolerans genome:
- a CDS encoding glycoside hydrolase family 2 protein, whose amino-acid sequence MMRQTLHDGWLLSTTAGPVPEHVAGRSVPARVPGSAHLDLLAAGLIPDPYLDRAEEELVWAHRTDWRYTLTFDAEAPEPGERVDLAFDGLDTVATVELNGRVLGSTANMHRGYRFDVREVLRNGPNELTVSFRSALEHAEEVERALGERAHAYPHPFNMVRKMACGFGWDWGPDLQTAGIWKPVRLERWRTARIAQARPLVTAEEGGAGRVEVHVEIERADADAGLALRASVGGREARAAVAAGATGAVVVLDVPDVRLWWPAGYGDQPLYDLDVALVRADASGAVLDSASRRIGFRTITVDTEPDEIGTPFTVVVNGTPIFVKGANWIPDDHFLTRITRRRLARRVDQAVGAHMNMLRVWGGGIYETEDFYDVCDERGVLVWQDFPLACASYPEEEPLRSEIEAEARENVARLASHASLALWNGGNENLWGFMDWGWRERLAGRTWGLGYYTELLPRIVAELDPTRFYAEGSPYSPGFPLDRMHPNDQDHGSRHEWRVWNEVDYTAYRDHVPRFCSEFGFQGPPTWATLTTWVHDDPMTPTSPGFLLHQKAEDGSGKLDRGLAPHLPAPETFEDWHWATQLNQARAVAFGIEHFRSWWPRTAGAIVWQLNDCWPVTSWAAVDGDERRKPLWYGLRHAYAPRLLTLQPGDGRLALVAVNDDDRPWTGPVRIERRTFGGAVLDTAKIELTVAPRSAARFALADSLLTPADPSKEVLVATSDDARVAHLFLEDLALDYDPHPLTAEAVAVPGGYRVDVRARSFARDVAVLADRVAPDAEVDDMLVSMQAGETRSFTVRTGARLDPAELTGPLVLRCANALSPQTARS is encoded by the coding sequence ATGATGCGTCAGACCCTGCACGACGGCTGGCTCCTGTCGACAACCGCCGGACCGGTCCCCGAACACGTGGCGGGCCGCAGCGTGCCGGCCCGGGTGCCGGGCAGTGCGCACCTCGACCTGCTGGCGGCCGGCCTGATCCCCGACCCCTACCTCGACCGCGCCGAGGAGGAGCTCGTCTGGGCGCATCGCACCGACTGGCGCTACACGCTCACCTTCGACGCCGAGGCCCCGGAGCCGGGGGAACGCGTCGACCTCGCCTTCGACGGCCTGGACACGGTGGCCACCGTCGAACTGAACGGCCGGGTGCTCGGCAGCACGGCCAACATGCACCGCGGATACCGCTTCGACGTGCGGGAGGTGCTCAGGAACGGTCCCAACGAACTCACCGTCTCCTTCCGCTCGGCGCTGGAGCACGCCGAAGAGGTCGAGCGCGCCCTGGGCGAACGCGCGCACGCCTACCCGCACCCGTTCAACATGGTCCGCAAGATGGCGTGCGGCTTCGGCTGGGACTGGGGGCCGGACCTGCAGACGGCCGGGATCTGGAAGCCGGTGCGCCTGGAGCGCTGGCGCACCGCCCGCATCGCCCAGGCGCGCCCGCTCGTGACGGCCGAGGAGGGCGGCGCCGGACGGGTGGAGGTGCACGTCGAGATCGAGCGCGCCGACGCCGACGCCGGGCTGGCGCTGCGCGCCTCGGTGGGCGGGCGGGAGGCGCGCGCCGCCGTCGCGGCCGGCGCGACCGGGGCCGTGGTCGTCCTCGACGTCCCCGACGTGCGCCTGTGGTGGCCCGCGGGCTACGGGGACCAGCCGCTGTACGACCTCGACGTCGCGCTCGTCCGCGCGGACGCCTCCGGCGCGGTGCTGGACTCGGCGTCCCGGCGCATCGGGTTCCGCACGATCACCGTGGACACCGAACCCGACGAGATCGGCACCCCCTTCACCGTCGTGGTCAACGGGACCCCGATCTTCGTCAAGGGCGCCAACTGGATCCCCGACGACCACTTCCTCACCCGCATCACCCGCAGGCGCCTGGCCCGGCGCGTGGACCAGGCCGTCGGAGCCCACATGAACATGCTGCGGGTGTGGGGCGGCGGGATCTATGAGACCGAGGACTTCTACGACGTCTGCGACGAGCGCGGCGTGCTCGTGTGGCAGGACTTCCCCCTGGCGTGCGCCTCCTACCCCGAGGAGGAGCCGCTGCGCAGCGAGATCGAGGCCGAGGCCAGGGAGAACGTCGCGCGGCTGGCCTCACACGCCTCCCTCGCGCTGTGGAACGGCGGCAACGAGAACCTGTGGGGCTTCATGGACTGGGGCTGGCGGGAGCGGCTCGCCGGGCGCACCTGGGGGCTCGGGTACTACACCGAGCTGCTGCCGCGGATCGTGGCCGAACTCGACCCGACCCGCTTCTACGCCGAGGGCAGCCCCTACAGCCCCGGGTTTCCGCTGGACCGGATGCACCCCAACGACCAGGACCACGGCAGCCGGCACGAGTGGCGGGTGTGGAACGAGGTGGACTACACGGCCTACCGCGACCACGTCCCGCGCTTCTGCTCGGAGTTCGGCTTCCAGGGCCCCCCGACCTGGGCGACCCTGACGACCTGGGTGCACGACGACCCGATGACGCCCACCTCGCCCGGATTCCTGCTGCACCAGAAGGCCGAGGACGGCAGCGGCAAGCTCGACCGCGGGCTCGCCCCGCACCTGCCCGCGCCCGAGACCTTCGAGGACTGGCACTGGGCGACGCAGCTCAACCAGGCCCGCGCGGTCGCCTTCGGAATCGAGCACTTCCGCTCCTGGTGGCCGCGCACGGCCGGGGCGATCGTCTGGCAGCTCAACGACTGCTGGCCGGTCACCTCCTGGGCCGCGGTCGACGGCGACGAGCGGCGCAAGCCGCTGTGGTACGGGCTGCGGCACGCCTACGCGCCCCGCCTGCTCACCCTCCAGCCCGGGGACGGCCGCCTCGCGCTCGTCGCGGTGAACGACGACGACAGGCCCTGGACCGGTCCCGTGCGGATCGAGCGCCGGACGTTCGGGGGCGCCGTGCTCGACACCGCTAAGATCGAACTCACCGTGGCCCCCCGGTCCGCGGCCCGGTTCGCGCTGGCCGATTCGCTGCTCACGCCCGCAGATCCGAGCAAGGAGGTACTCGTGGCGACATCCGACGACGCCCGTGTCGCCCACCTCTTCCTGGAGGACCTCGCCCTGGACTACGACCCGCACCCGCTGACGGCCGAGGCCGTGGCCGTGCCGGGCGGCTACCGGGTCGACGTGCGCGCCCGCTCCTTCGCGCGCGACGTCGCGGTCCTGGCCGACCGGGTCGCCCCCGATGCGGAGGTGGACGACATGCTCGTGTCGATGCAGGCCGGAGAGACCCGCTCGTTCACGGTGCGGACCGGCGCGCGCCTGGACCCGGCCGAGCTGACGGGCCCGCTGGTGCTGCGCTGCGCCAACGCCCTGTCCCCTCAGACGGCGCGGTCCTGA
- a CDS encoding BCCT family transporter gives MLHALARKLRLDVQPVVFFTSAGLLIAFIVFGVVFTDTASYVLEDVLLAGITDNFGWLMIGAVAAFIVFCLYLVVGPHAKVRLGPPDSRPDYGYLSWFAMLFSAGMGIGLVFYGVAEPLVHYAEAPRTESETAQSAQDAMVLVFHHWGLGPWAVYAVLGLALAYFGFRHGLPLTVRSALYPVIGERIHGPVGHTVDILAVLGTLFGVATSLGLGVLQVNAALSYVFGVSQSTVIQVVLVVVITLMATISVMTGLDKGIRILSQTNLVLAALLLLFIAVVGPTVLLMSAYLENIGAYIGQAVPTMFWTGTYTYDPEVDAWLSSWTLFYWAWWISWSPFVGMFIARISRGRTIREFVAGVLLVPALLSFLWFTVLGNTALHIELRDTADLLTPTFADSSYSFAMFALLEQFPFSTLTSIVAGLLIVVFFVTSSDSGSYVIGIISTGGDPQPHTSNRVFWALLEGAIAAVLLLAGGLTALQAGALTTGLPFTVVLLLVMVGLWKALRGESRGRGMRRIAREPLVGSGGERNEDESTEEESGGNRRGVDTGTASDEGSR, from the coding sequence ATGCTGCACGCGCTCGCCCGGAAGCTGCGCCTCGATGTGCAGCCGGTGGTCTTCTTCACCTCGGCGGGCCTGCTCATCGCCTTCATCGTGTTCGGCGTCGTGTTCACCGACACCGCGAGCTATGTGCTCGAAGACGTCCTGCTCGCCGGCATCACCGACAACTTCGGCTGGCTGATGATCGGCGCGGTCGCGGCCTTCATCGTCTTCTGCCTCTACCTCGTCGTCGGCCCCCACGCCAAGGTGCGGCTCGGTCCGCCCGACAGCCGCCCCGACTACGGCTACCTGTCCTGGTTCGCCATGCTGTTCAGTGCCGGCATGGGGATCGGGCTGGTGTTCTACGGCGTCGCGGAGCCGCTGGTGCACTACGCCGAGGCGCCGCGCACCGAATCCGAGACGGCGCAGTCCGCGCAGGACGCGATGGTGCTCGTCTTCCACCACTGGGGGCTGGGCCCGTGGGCCGTCTACGCCGTCCTGGGCCTGGCGCTCGCCTACTTCGGCTTCCGGCACGGCCTGCCGCTGACCGTCCGCTCGGCGCTGTACCCCGTCATCGGCGAACGGATCCACGGGCCCGTCGGCCACACCGTCGACATCCTCGCGGTCCTCGGCACGCTGTTCGGCGTGGCCACTTCGCTGGGCCTGGGCGTCCTGCAGGTCAACGCCGCCCTCAGCTACGTCTTCGGCGTCTCCCAGAGCACGGTGATCCAGGTGGTGCTGGTCGTCGTGATCACCCTCATGGCCACGATCTCCGTCATGACGGGGCTCGACAAGGGCATCCGGATCCTCAGCCAGACCAACCTCGTGCTGGCCGCACTGCTGCTCCTGTTCATCGCCGTCGTGGGCCCCACCGTGCTGCTGATGTCGGCCTACCTGGAGAACATCGGGGCCTACATCGGCCAGGCGGTGCCCACGATGTTCTGGACCGGCACCTACACCTACGACCCCGAAGTCGACGCGTGGCTGAGCAGCTGGACGCTCTTCTACTGGGCGTGGTGGATCTCGTGGTCGCCGTTCGTGGGGATGTTCATCGCGCGGATCTCGCGCGGACGCACGATCCGGGAGTTCGTGGCGGGCGTGCTGCTCGTTCCCGCGCTCCTGTCGTTCCTGTGGTTCACCGTCCTGGGCAACACCGCCCTCCACATCGAACTGAGGGACACGGCCGACCTCCTCACTCCGACCTTCGCCGACTCCTCCTACTCCTTCGCGATGTTCGCGCTGCTGGAGCAGTTCCCGTTCTCGACCCTGACCTCGATCGTCGCGGGGCTGCTCATCGTGGTCTTCTTCGTGACGAGCTCCGACTCCGGTTCCTACGTGATCGGCATCATCAGCACGGGCGGCGATCCGCAACCGCACACGTCCAACCGGGTGTTCTGGGCGCTGCTGGAAGGGGCGATCGCCGCGGTCCTGCTCCTCGCGGGCGGGCTGACGGCGCTGCAGGCCGGGGCGCTGACCACCGGGCTGCCGTTCACCGTGGTCCTGCTCCTGGTGATGGTCGGGCTCTGGAAGGCGTTACGCGGTGAGAGCAGAGGGAGGGGAATGCGCCGGATCGCCAGGGAACCGCTGGTGGGGTCAGGCGGCGAACGGAACGAGGACGAATCCACCGAGGAGGAGTCCGGCGGGAACCGCCGCGGCGTCGACACCGGCACCGCGTCGGACGAGGGGAGCAGATGA
- a CDS encoding universal stress protein: protein MRIAVAIDAANGAARAVRTALEEARAHGEAAIDVIYVYRASEPLAAFPSYPQKGRDQVDPKVAEQRATEALEAWLDGLDVDFGGIEVRRIVTGASNPARALVERSGDYDLLCLGARRTGAFRDLRPTVVSEQVVRNAQCSVLISRGRDA from the coding sequence ATGCGCATCGCCGTTGCCATCGACGCCGCCAACGGCGCCGCGAGGGCCGTTCGGACCGCGCTCGAGGAGGCCCGCGCGCACGGGGAGGCGGCCATCGACGTCATCTACGTGTACCGGGCGTCGGAGCCGCTCGCGGCCTTCCCCAGCTACCCGCAGAAGGGCCGCGATCAGGTCGACCCCAAGGTCGCCGAGCAGCGGGCGACCGAGGCCCTGGAGGCGTGGCTGGACGGCCTCGACGTCGACTTCGGCGGCATCGAGGTCCGCAGGATCGTCACCGGGGCCTCCAACCCCGCCCGCGCGCTCGTGGAGCGCTCCGGCGACTACGACCTGCTCTGCCTCGGGGCGCGGCGCACCGGCGCGTTCCGCGACCTGCGCCCGACCGTGGTGAGCGAGCAGGTGGTGCGCAACGCGCAGTGCTCCGTCCTGATCTCCCGGGGCCGCGACGCCTAG
- a CDS encoding AGE family epimerase/isomerase, translating to MVRSAHDPAPPAWASAQRDGLVAWAERARHPHGFAWLDDSGRPREEEGVHTWITARTTHVSALHARERGGAAGELAEHGVRALLDSLHDGEHGGWFSRVDFEGAPADTGKAGYQHAFVLLAAATSCGSGVTGADRLLGRACAAVTERFWDEAAGRAVEGFDRGWTRAEPYGGANSNMHMVEAFLATTAATGDPVWAERALRIADFFVREQAAPNGHRLAEHYTADWTAEPDYNRDRPDDPFRPYGWTPGHSLEWARLLLHLEAALPAPPAWLLPEAEALFATAVRGAWARDGADGFCYTLDWQDRPVVGAHMHWVATEAIAAAEALFRRTGHDSYAGLARDWWTHLRACFIDGADNWRHELDARNRPARTVWRGRPDVYHAYTALAFACDLAIPGFAVRTAQPDGAA from the coding sequence ATGGTCCGGTCCGCCCATGACCCCGCGCCGCCGGCGTGGGCGAGCGCGCAGCGCGACGGACTCGTCGCCTGGGCCGAGCGCGCCCGGCACCCGCACGGGTTCGCCTGGCTGGACGACAGCGGGCGGCCGCGCGAGGAGGAGGGCGTCCACACCTGGATCACCGCCCGTACCACGCACGTGAGCGCCCTGCACGCGCGCGAGCGGGGCGGCGCGGCCGGCGAGCTGGCCGAGCACGGGGTGCGCGCCCTGCTGGACTCCCTGCACGACGGCGAGCACGGAGGCTGGTTCTCCCGGGTGGACTTCGAGGGCGCTCCGGCCGACACCGGCAAGGCCGGCTATCAGCACGCCTTCGTCCTGCTGGCCGCGGCCACCTCCTGCGGCAGCGGTGTGACCGGGGCCGACCGCCTGCTCGGGAGGGCCTGCGCGGCGGTCACCGAGCGGTTCTGGGACGAGGCCGCCGGGCGCGCCGTCGAGGGCTTCGACCGCGGCTGGACGCGGGCCGAGCCCTACGGCGGCGCCAACAGCAACATGCACATGGTCGAGGCGTTCCTGGCGACCACCGCCGCCACCGGCGATCCCGTCTGGGCCGAACGCGCGCTGCGCATCGCCGACTTCTTCGTCCGCGAGCAGGCCGCGCCCAACGGGCACCGGCTCGCCGAGCACTACACCGCCGACTGGACCGCCGAGCCCGACTACAACCGGGACCGGCCCGACGACCCCTTCCGCCCCTACGGCTGGACGCCCGGGCACTCCCTGGAGTGGGCGCGGCTGCTGCTGCACCTCGAAGCCGCGCTGCCCGCCCCGCCGGCATGGCTGCTGCCCGAAGCCGAGGCGCTCTTCGCCACCGCGGTGCGCGGCGCGTGGGCGCGCGACGGCGCCGACGGCTTCTGCTACACGCTCGACTGGCAGGACCGCCCGGTCGTGGGCGCGCACATGCACTGGGTGGCGACCGAGGCGATCGCAGCGGCCGAAGCGCTGTTCCGGCGCACCGGACACGACTCCTACGCCGGGCTCGCCCGGGACTGGTGGACCCACCTGCGCGCCTGCTTCATCGATGGCGCGGACAACTGGCGGCACGAGCTCGACGCCCGGAACCGGCCCGCACGCACCGTGTGGCGCGGGCGCCCGGACGTCTACCACGCCTACACCGCGCTGGCGTTCGCCTGCGACCTGGCGATCCCCGGATTCGCCGTCCGCACGGCGCAGCCGGACGGGGCGGCGTGA
- a CDS encoding LacI family DNA-binding transcriptional regulator, with translation MRRPTIVDIAKAAGVSKGSVSYALNGRPGVSEATRRRILSIAEDLGWAPSTAARTLSDGRTDAIGLVIDRPARTLGLEPFFMALISGIQTALAETSTSLLLQVTQEQRQEMSTYASWHARRRVDGVLVVDLRTDDPRPAALHGLGLPAVLIGGPLPGAAQPCVWSDDASVVREVLEYLAALGHRRIARVAGPAHLLHTRTRSRAFEESAAEFGLDDCGIVHSDYSDEAGARSTRRLLSRRRPPTALMFDNDLMAVSALGVAREMGFAVPGDLSIVAWDDSPLCRMMRPPLTAVSRDVEAHGEQAVRVLRDALAGAVPHDAATPPAVMVPRASTGPPPARRS, from the coding sequence GTGCGTCGTCCCACCATCGTCGACATCGCCAAGGCGGCAGGGGTCTCCAAGGGGTCGGTCTCCTACGCGCTCAACGGCAGACCCGGCGTATCGGAGGCGACGCGGCGGCGCATCCTGTCCATCGCCGAAGATCTGGGCTGGGCGCCGAGCACGGCGGCACGCACGCTCTCCGACGGGCGGACCGACGCGATCGGGCTGGTCATCGACCGGCCGGCCCGAACGCTGGGCCTGGAGCCCTTCTTCATGGCGCTGATCTCGGGCATCCAGACCGCACTGGCCGAGACCTCGACGTCGCTGCTGCTGCAGGTGACGCAGGAGCAGCGGCAGGAGATGAGCACCTACGCGTCCTGGCACGCGCGGCGGCGCGTCGACGGGGTGCTGGTGGTCGACCTGCGAACGGACGATCCGCGGCCCGCCGCGCTGCACGGGCTCGGCCTGCCGGCGGTCCTCATCGGCGGCCCGCTGCCCGGCGCGGCCCAGCCGTGCGTCTGGTCCGACGACGCCTCGGTGGTCCGCGAGGTGCTGGAGTACCTGGCGGCCTTGGGGCACCGGCGCATCGCCAGGGTCGCGGGCCCCGCCCACCTCCTGCACACGCGCACGCGGTCGCGGGCCTTCGAGGAGTCGGCGGCCGAGTTCGGGCTGGACGACTGCGGCATCGTCCATTCCGACTACTCCGACGAGGCCGGGGCCCGCTCCACCCGCCGGCTGCTCTCCAGGCGCCGGCCCCCGACGGCGCTCATGTTCGACAACGACCTGATGGCGGTGTCGGCCCTCGGGGTCGCGCGGGAGATGGGTTTCGCCGTCCCCGGTGACCTCTCCATCGTCGCCTGGGACGACTCCCCGCTGTGCCGCATGATGCGGCCGCCGCTCACCGCCGTGAGCCGGGACGTCGAGGCGCACGGGGAGCAGGCCGTGCGGGTCCTGCGGGACGCTCTGGCCGGTGCCGTCCCGCATGATGCGGCGACGCCGCCCGCCGTGATGGTCCCGCGCGCCAGCACGGGACCGCCGCCGGCCCGCCGATCCTGA
- a CDS encoding LacI family DNA-binding transcriptional regulator has product MGASERDLTGSGAVGLVLARPARLLGVEPFFMEFIGGIEERLAERDMSVLLHIVATQEAEVATYRRWAERRLVDAVAVVNLTVDDRRPAVLHELGLPAVLVGTWEGSPATPAVRTDDAAPVRDALAHLLGLGHRRIARVSGPAALLHTHARTAALLDGCRAAGVEPPLIVEGDYSREAGTRLTAELLRREDPPTAVLYDNDVMAVAGLEAAKELGVAVPERLSMVAWDDSTLCRLASPPLTTMSVDVYQYGVSVAESVLERIDGVPVTERWSPAARLVPRESTARCGVRTTA; this is encoded by the coding sequence ATGGGAGCGTCGGAACGCGACCTCACCGGCTCGGGAGCGGTCGGACTGGTGCTCGCCCGGCCGGCCCGGCTGCTCGGCGTCGAACCGTTCTTCATGGAGTTCATCGGCGGGATCGAGGAGCGCCTCGCGGAACGCGACATGTCCGTCCTCCTGCACATCGTCGCGACGCAGGAGGCGGAGGTCGCCACCTACCGGCGGTGGGCCGAGCGGCGGCTGGTGGACGCGGTCGCGGTGGTCAACCTCACCGTCGACGACCGGCGCCCGGCGGTCCTGCACGAGTTGGGCCTGCCGGCCGTGCTCGTCGGGACGTGGGAGGGCAGTCCCGCCACGCCCGCCGTGCGCACCGACGACGCCGCCCCCGTGCGCGACGCGCTCGCGCACCTGCTGGGTCTGGGGCACCGGCGCATCGCGCGGGTGAGCGGGCCCGCCGCGCTGCTGCACACGCACGCGCGGACCGCGGCGCTGCTCGACGGGTGCCGCGCGGCGGGCGTGGAGCCGCCGCTGATCGTCGAGGGCGACTACTCCCGCGAGGCGGGGACGAGGCTGACCGCCGAGCTGCTGCGCAGGGAGGACCCGCCGACCGCGGTCCTGTACGACAACGACGTGATGGCGGTCGCCGGCCTGGAGGCCGCCAAGGAGCTCGGAGTCGCCGTGCCGGAGCGGCTGAGCATGGTGGCCTGGGACGACTCGACGCTGTGCCGGCTGGCGTCGCCGCCCCTCACCACCATGAGCGTCGACGTGTACCAGTACGGCGTCTCGGTCGCCGAGTCCGTCCTGGAGCGGATCGACGGCGTGCCGGTGACCGAGAGGTGGTCCCCGGCCGCCCGGCTCGTGCCCAGGGAGAGCACGGCCCGCTGCGGCGTGCGCACGACGGCCTGA
- a CDS encoding ATP-binding cassette domain-containing protein yields MEHLSVRPEAAGQRTAADGHDVIEVRGARENNLADVSLDIPKRRLTVFTGVSGSGKSSLVFGTIAAESQRLINETYTAFIQSFMPSLGRPDVDALRNLSAAIVVDQERMGANSRSTVGTATDAQTMLRIVFSRLGTPRVGGATAFSFNSAEGMCPECEGLGRVSRIDVAQLVDVDRSLNEGAITVPGFTVGGWYWQTLAHSGFVDPDVKLKEYSPAQWEDFLHKPATKVKVGANTITYEGLMVKVQRIHLAKDRESMQPHIRTFVDRAVAFTECRACGGSRLNPAALSSTIDGRTIAECARMQISDLAEFVRKIEDPSVGPLIGTLRDTLDSLVEIGLGYLSLDRESATLSGGEAQRVKMVRHLGSSLSDVTYVFDEPTVGLHPHDIQRMNDLLLRLRDKGNTVLVVEHKPEVIEVADHVVDLGPGAGPSGGRVCFTGDVAGLRGSGTLTGRHLGHRARLRPQVRRPSGHLSITGATLHNLKDVSVDIPLGVLTVVTGVAGSGKSSLIHGSLPGRDGVVVVDQSAIRGSRRSNPATYTGLLDPVRTAFARANGVKASLFSANSEGACPNCKGIGLVYTDLAMMAGVASVCEQCEGRRFTPEVLTHELRGKNISEVLAMSVAEAHDFFTSGQARAVLDRLVDVGLGYLGLGQPLTTLSGGERQRLKLAIRMAEKATTYVLDEPTTGLHLADVDQLLALLDRLVDDGDTVVVIEHHQAVMAHADWIVDLGPGAGHDGGRVVFTGTPADLVAHGDSLTARHLRTYVSGDGAC; encoded by the coding sequence ATGGAGCACCTGTCAGTCCGGCCGGAGGCCGCCGGGCAGCGGACCGCCGCGGACGGCCACGACGTGATCGAGGTCCGCGGCGCCAGGGAGAACAACCTGGCCGACGTCTCGCTCGACATCCCCAAGCGCCGGCTCACCGTCTTCACCGGGGTCTCCGGCTCCGGGAAGTCCTCCCTCGTCTTCGGCACCATCGCCGCGGAGTCCCAGCGCCTGATCAACGAGACCTACACGGCCTTCATCCAGTCGTTCATGCCGAGCCTGGGCCGGCCCGACGTCGACGCCCTGCGCAACCTGAGCGCGGCGATCGTCGTCGACCAGGAGCGGATGGGCGCCAACTCCCGCTCCACGGTCGGCACGGCGACCGACGCCCAGACGATGCTGCGGATCGTCTTCAGCCGGCTCGGCACCCCCCGTGTCGGCGGCGCGACGGCCTTCAGCTTCAACAGCGCCGAGGGCATGTGCCCGGAGTGCGAGGGGCTGGGCCGGGTGTCGCGGATCGACGTCGCCCAACTCGTCGACGTCGACCGCTCGCTCAACGAGGGGGCGATCACCGTCCCCGGCTTCACCGTGGGCGGGTGGTACTGGCAGACCCTGGCCCATTCCGGGTTCGTCGACCCCGACGTCAAGCTGAAGGAGTACAGCCCCGCCCAGTGGGAGGACTTCCTGCACAAACCCGCCACCAAGGTCAAGGTGGGCGCCAACACCATCACCTACGAAGGGCTCATGGTGAAGGTGCAGCGGATCCACCTGGCCAAGGACCGGGAGTCGATGCAGCCGCACATCCGGACGTTCGTGGACCGGGCCGTGGCCTTCACCGAATGCCGCGCGTGCGGCGGCAGCAGGCTCAACCCCGCCGCGCTGTCCTCGACGATCGACGGCCGCACCATCGCCGAGTGCGCGCGGATGCAGATCAGCGACCTGGCCGAGTTCGTCCGCAAGATCGAGGACCCGTCGGTGGGGCCGCTGATCGGCACCCTGCGCGACACCCTGGACTCACTGGTCGAGATCGGCCTGGGCTATCTGAGCCTGGACCGGGAGTCGGCCACCCTGTCCGGCGGCGAGGCCCAGCGGGTGAAGATGGTGCGCCACCTCGGCTCCAGCCTGTCCGACGTCACCTACGTCTTCGACGAGCCCACGGTCGGGCTGCACCCGCACGACATCCAGCGGATGAACGACCTGCTGCTCCGGCTGCGCGACAAGGGCAACACGGTCCTCGTCGTCGAGCACAAGCCCGAGGTGATCGAGGTCGCCGACCACGTGGTCGACCTGGGGCCGGGGGCCGGCCCGTCCGGCGGGCGGGTGTGCTTCACCGGCGACGTGGCCGGGCTCCGCGGCTCCGGCACCCTGACAGGGCGCCACCTGGGCCACCGGGCCCGCCTGCGCCCACAGGTCCGGCGGCCCAGCGGGCACCTGTCGATCACGGGCGCGACCCTGCACAACCTCAAGGACGTGAGCGTCGACATCCCGCTCGGCGTGCTGACCGTGGTCACCGGCGTCGCCGGATCGGGCAAGAGTTCGCTGATCCACGGCTCGCTCCCCGGCAGGGACGGCGTGGTGGTGGTCGACCAGTCGGCGATCCGCGGGTCCCGCCGCAGCAACCCGGCCACCTACACCGGGCTGCTCGACCCGGTCCGGACCGCGTTCGCCAGGGCCAACGGGGTCAAGGCGTCCCTGTTCAGCGCGAACTCCGAGGGAGCCTGCCCGAACTGCAAGGGCATCGGCCTGGTCTACACCGACCTCGCCATGATGGCCGGGGTGGCCTCCGTCTGCGAGCAGTGCGAGGGGAGGCGCTTCACCCCCGAGGTGCTCACCCACGAGCTGCGCGGCAAGAACATCAGCGAGGTCCTGGCGATGTCGGTGGCCGAGGCCCACGATTTCTTCACCTCCGGCCAGGCCCGGGCCGTCCTCGACCGGCTCGTCGACGTGGGCCTGGGCTACCTCGGTCTGGGCCAGCCGCTCACCACCCTGTCGGGGGGCGAGCGGCAGCGGCTCAAGCTGGCCATCCGCATGGCGGAGAAGGCCACGACCTACGTGCTGGACGAGCCCACCACCGGCCTGCACCTCGCCGATGTGGACCAGCTCCTGGCGCTGCTGGACCGGCTCGTCGACGACGGCGACACGGTCGTCGTCATCGAGCACCACCAGGCCGTGATGGCCCACGCCGACTGGATCGTCGACCTCGGCCCGGGCGCCGGCCACGACGGCGGCCGGGTGGTGTTCACCGGCACGCCGGCCGACCTCGTCGCCCACGGGGACTCGCTCACCGCCCGGCACCTACGCACCTACGTCAGCGGGGACGGCGCCTGCTGA